The following coding sequences are from one Heliomicrobium undosum window:
- a CDS encoding methyl-accepting chemotaxis protein produces the protein MTIKRKIVIATLISILLSTTAVGALIFKSYNDEIRTYGQEQLKISNENFNRLMQGDVAMMASTTDALMNNPHIAELYRQRDREALYAATAPLFQQLRERYRITHWYFHTPEPEKKAFLRVHQKETFDDEIKRVTYLKAIETKKMSAGLELGKTAFALRVVSPYHQQGQLIGYMELGEEIDHFLSILKEQTGYEYGMLIQKRFLDANEWEKVRKNHGLANNWDDQPDLVLVDKTCDAPAVFRYSGIVDELPDDGQVLEDVKQEGAVFTKAIFPIFDAGHRKVGAVVVSRDMTAAYVEMQKKMALQIGVVLLINMAVIYILTRLIYRPIVDLAALAKELAAGNLNALTKDSAHSHDEIGELKSAIAVNVDDMRNLITHIREKSSKVEELSRHLNSAFREISDVSEEVSQSTQALAAGASTQAEEALAARDVAAQMIAFSQVVDRERQSLVEIVGQTATLTEDGNAKIRDAVAKMQLIADTNALTVEQIKALEQRSQEIGAIVDMITAIAAQTNMLALNAAIEAARAGELGRGFGVVAEEVNKLAGESGNAARQIAERIGGIQTLIRHITENIHTGADRIVDGVRVANLAGQGFQQIAQSVGQFLSEVDKLNRATEELVNKSQTVMTVIQHVAAVTEESKKATENISAATEEQTATMQDISATSQKMAGMAMELGEVVGKFRV, from the coding sequence ATGACGATAAAGAGAAAAATTGTCATCGCCACGCTGATTTCCATCCTGCTCAGCACAACGGCCGTCGGCGCCTTGATCTTCAAATCGTACAACGATGAGATCCGCACCTACGGCCAGGAACAACTGAAAATATCCAACGAGAACTTCAACCGCCTGATGCAGGGCGATGTAGCCATGATGGCGTCGACGACCGACGCTTTGATGAACAACCCGCACATCGCCGAACTCTACCGGCAGCGCGACCGGGAGGCCCTCTACGCCGCCACCGCTCCCTTGTTCCAGCAACTGCGGGAACGCTATCGCATCACCCACTGGTATTTCCACACACCGGAGCCGGAGAAAAAAGCCTTCCTGCGCGTTCACCAGAAAGAGACCTTTGACGACGAGATCAAACGGGTCACCTACCTGAAAGCCATTGAGACAAAGAAGATGTCCGCCGGTTTGGAGCTCGGCAAGACCGCCTTTGCGTTGCGCGTCGTTTCTCCCTACCACCAGCAGGGACAGTTGATCGGATACATGGAACTGGGCGAGGAGATCGACCACTTCCTGAGCATCCTCAAAGAGCAGACCGGCTATGAATACGGGATGCTGATCCAGAAGCGCTTCCTTGACGCGAATGAGTGGGAGAAAGTCCGCAAAAACCACGGCCTGGCGAACAACTGGGACGACCAGCCTGACCTCGTCCTGGTCGACAAGACCTGCGATGCGCCGGCGGTCTTCCGTTACTCCGGCATAGTGGATGAGCTGCCTGACGACGGGCAGGTCTTAGAAGACGTCAAACAAGAGGGCGCGGTCTTTACGAAAGCCATCTTCCCCATCTTTGACGCGGGGCATCGCAAAGTGGGGGCCGTCGTCGTTTCGCGCGACATGACAGCCGCTTATGTAGAGATGCAGAAAAAGATGGCCCTTCAGATCGGCGTCGTGCTTCTCATTAACATGGCCGTCATCTACATACTCACCCGCCTGATCTACCGCCCCATCGTCGACCTGGCCGCGCTGGCCAAAGAACTGGCGGCGGGGAACCTTAACGCGCTGACGAAGGACAGCGCCCACAGCCATGACGAGATCGGAGAATTGAAGAGCGCCATCGCCGTCAACGTGGACGACATGCGCAACCTGATCACCCATATCCGGGAAAAGTCATCCAAGGTGGAGGAATTGTCGCGCCATCTCAACAGCGCCTTCCGGGAGATCAGCGACGTGTCGGAAGAGGTGTCCCAGAGCACCCAGGCCTTAGCCGCAGGCGCATCCACGCAGGCGGAAGAGGCGCTAGCCGCCCGTGACGTAGCTGCACAGATGATCGCCTTCAGCCAGGTCGTTGACAGGGAACGGCAGAGCCTCGTCGAGATCGTCGGTCAGACGGCGACGCTGACGGAAGACGGCAACGCCAAGATCCGTGACGCCGTCGCCAAGATGCAGTTGATCGCCGACACCAACGCGTTGACGGTGGAACAGATCAAGGCCCTCGAACAACGCTCCCAGGAGATCGGCGCCATCGTCGACATGATCACCGCCATCGCCGCCCAGACGAACATGCTCGCCCTGAACGCCGCCATCGAGGCGGCACGAGCGGGCGAACTGGGTCGCGGCTTCGGCGTCGTGGCCGAAGAGGTCAACAAACTGGCCGGTGAGTCGGGCAACGCCGCCCGGCAGATCGCCGAACGGATCGGCGGCATCCAAACCCTGATCCGCCACATCACCGAAAACATCCATACCGGCGCGGACCGGATCGTTGACGGCGTCCGCGTCGCCAACCTGGCCGGCCAAGGCTTCCAGCAGATCGCCCAGTCGGTCGGTCAGTTCCTGAGCGAAGTGGATAAGTTGAACCGGGCCACAGAGGAACTGGTGAACAAGTCCCAGACCGTCATGACCGTCATCCAACACGTGGCCGCCGTGACGGAAGAATCGAAAAAGGCCACCGAGAACATCTCGGCAGCCACGGAAGAGCAGACGGCGACCATGCAGGACATCAGCGCCACATCGCAGAAGATGGCGGGGATGGCGATGGAGTTGGGGGAGGTTGTGGGGAAGTTTAGGGTGTAA
- a CDS encoding MASE3 domain-containing protein has protein sequence MAESQIGAGYAAIVLSAVLITALFLPFWQSHTVIIHAIFELLCVVLALSGFIITWILFEKGKPECHLFGFGFLSVGLFTVFHIGALLGFFSSPIDPPNLAGRYWVTARFVEALVLLIASAGLSFRFHRWAWLFLTLSGTLAVSLAIFLIPDLLPKLFIEEQGGSTATKIFLEMLITGMFFASVVFQLRRAPSRQSGYTRYVILALLLAIPVGALSSVFPSMRSYNGLLLHALKVSYYYFLFQGLFVNMVTSPYRELTMASQRFYKIFHASPASISIVSIQGYRYVDVNEAWVKLTGYSREEVIGRSQQEFGCLSRETHLAIANRPVQNIIGKFTTKNGEAREGMITTEVIELDGVPCLFYVTIDVTEKNRFERELARLDRLNLVGQVAAGIGHEIRNPLTTVRGFLQLFGSKEDLVKYEEYFQLMISELDRANEIITEFLSLAKTKPKRPLFQDLNQIIHNLHPLLMAQAFKKDRHLVTELGAIPPLALDENEIRQLLLNLVNNALDAMKKRGTATIRTYIQGERVVLSVTDQGEGIPKEIQSQIGTPFFTTKAHGTGLGLATCYTIAERHHGRIDFETGPKGTTFFVAFPLAEQEGGNVERAS, from the coding sequence ATGGCAGAATCGCAAATTGGCGCCGGGTATGCCGCAATTGTATTGTCAGCCGTTCTAATCACAGCCCTGTTTCTACCGTTCTGGCAAAGCCACACTGTCATTATCCATGCGATTTTCGAACTTCTCTGCGTCGTACTCGCCTTGTCCGGTTTTATCATTACGTGGATTCTCTTTGAGAAAGGAAAACCGGAATGCCACCTCTTCGGCTTTGGTTTCTTGTCCGTAGGTTTGTTTACGGTTTTTCATATCGGCGCATTACTCGGGTTTTTTTCAAGCCCCATTGACCCTCCCAATCTGGCGGGACGGTACTGGGTGACCGCGCGATTCGTCGAAGCGTTGGTGCTGCTGATCGCCTCAGCAGGGCTTTCCTTTCGTTTTCATCGATGGGCATGGCTCTTCCTGACGTTGTCGGGAACGTTGGCAGTATCACTGGCCATCTTCTTGATTCCCGACCTGCTCCCCAAGCTGTTTATCGAAGAACAGGGAGGAAGCACGGCCACGAAAATATTCCTAGAAATGCTCATCACCGGCATGTTTTTTGCCAGCGTCGTTTTTCAGTTGCGGCGAGCCCCGTCCAGGCAAAGCGGATACACCCGGTACGTCATCTTGGCGTTGCTCCTCGCCATCCCGGTGGGGGCGCTGTCCTCCGTTTTTCCATCCATGCGTTCATATAACGGCCTCCTGCTCCATGCGTTGAAAGTCAGTTACTACTACTTCTTGTTTCAAGGGCTTTTCGTCAACATGGTCACATCGCCCTACCGGGAACTGACGATGGCCTCTCAACGGTTTTACAAGATATTCCATGCGAGCCCTGCCAGCATCTCCATTGTCTCCATCCAGGGTTACCGGTACGTCGACGTAAACGAAGCGTGGGTGAAGCTGACAGGATACTCGCGAGAGGAAGTCATCGGCAGGAGTCAGCAGGAGTTCGGATGCCTGAGCCGGGAAACTCACCTGGCCATCGCCAACCGGCCGGTGCAGAACATCATCGGAAAGTTCACCACGAAGAACGGGGAAGCACGCGAAGGCATGATCACGACGGAAGTCATCGAATTGGACGGCGTTCCCTGCCTGTTTTACGTCACCATCGACGTGACGGAAAAGAACCGATTCGAACGGGAACTGGCGCGCCTGGATCGACTCAACCTTGTCGGGCAGGTGGCCGCCGGCATCGGTCATGAGATCCGCAATCCCCTCACGACGGTGCGCGGATTCCTGCAACTGTTCGGCTCCAAGGAAGACCTGGTCAAATATGAAGAGTATTTTCAATTGATGATCAGCGAACTGGACCGGGCTAACGAAATCATTACGGAGTTTTTATCACTGGCCAAAACCAAACCGAAGCGCCCACTGTTCCAGGACCTCAACCAGATCATCCATAACCTGCACCCCTTGTTAATGGCGCAGGCCTTTAAGAAAGACAGGCATCTGGTGACAGAACTCGGCGCCATTCCCCCGCTGGCGCTTGACGAAAACGAGATCCGGCAACTCCTCTTAAACCTCGTCAACAACGCCCTCGATGCGATGAAGAAAAGAGGAACGGCCACGATCAGAACCTACATCCAAGGGGAGCGGGTCGTGCTGTCCGTGACCGATCAGGGAGAGGGGATCCCCAAAGAAATCCAGAGCCAGATCGGCACCCCCTTCTTTACCACGAAGGCCCATGGCACAGGATTGGGCCTGGCCACCTGCTACACCATCGCCGAGCGCCATCACGGGCGGATCGACTTTGAAACCGGTCCGAAGGGGACCACCTTCTTTGTGGCCTTTCCTCTGGCAGAACAGGAAGGCGGAAATGTGGAGAGAGCATCGTAG
- a CDS encoding LysM peptidoglycan-binding domain-containing protein, which translates to MFIHVVRPGENLFAIARLYGIRPEEIERINQLPNPERLLIGQAILIPVAIRTHTVAAGESLYAIARRYGVTVQALARANNLAPSAILSPGTVLTIPPRVRRPVDVNAYLETMGETGARLTRDVGFFLTYLSLFSYRVNAAGDLSTLNAGPPVEAALAAGVAPIMTITNFEDGTFSSEIARAVLSSLEVQNRLFDNIERILRAQRYRGINVDFEYLFPADRELYNRFLRRLVARFRPQGYLLSTALAPKTSPTQAGTLYEAHDYPVHGQLMDFVVLMTYEWGWSGGPPLPVAPIPQVRAVLDYAVTVIPSTKIMLGAPLYGYDWTLPYVPRGQWAQSIDPQEAIRRAVQYNTVIQYDSTAQAPFFRYTDANGRQHIVWFEDARSAQAKFDLIRAYNLRGISYWRLGNNFPQNWPLLFDNFVIRKI; encoded by the coding sequence ATGTTCATCCATGTGGTCCGACCCGGCGAGAACCTGTTCGCCATCGCCCGTCTTTATGGCATTCGTCCAGAGGAAATCGAACGAATCAACCAATTGCCGAATCCGGAGAGGTTGTTGATCGGTCAAGCGATTCTCATTCCCGTCGCTATTCGTACTCACACCGTTGCAGCGGGAGAAAGCCTCTATGCCATTGCCCGGCGATACGGTGTGACCGTGCAGGCGCTGGCACGGGCGAATAACCTCGCCCCATCAGCGATTCTTTCGCCTGGAACGGTGCTTACGATTCCCCCACGAGTCCGCCGGCCGGTAGATGTGAATGCGTACCTGGAAACGATGGGGGAAACAGGAGCGCGTCTAACTCGCGACGTTGGCTTTTTTCTCACGTACTTGAGCCTGTTCAGTTATCGTGTTAATGCTGCCGGAGACCTTTCCACGCTCAATGCCGGCCCACCGGTCGAGGCCGCCCTCGCCGCAGGGGTGGCGCCGATCATGACGATCACCAATTTTGAAGATGGGACGTTCAGTTCGGAAATTGCTCGCGCTGTTCTCTCCAGTTTGGAAGTGCAAAACCGTCTTTTTGACAACATAGAAAGGATCCTTCGCGCCCAGAGATACCGCGGCATCAATGTCGATTTCGAGTACCTCTTTCCGGCGGACAGGGAGTTGTACAACCGGTTTCTCCGGCGATTGGTGGCGCGCTTCCGACCACAGGGGTATCTGCTTTCCACAGCGCTTGCGCCGAAAACGAGCCCAACCCAGGCGGGAACCCTCTATGAGGCGCACGATTATCCCGTCCATGGTCAACTGATGGACTTTGTGGTGCTCATGACCTATGAATGGGGCTGGTCCGGCGGTCCGCCGTTGCCAGTGGCGCCCATCCCACAGGTGCGTGCCGTTCTGGACTATGCCGTAACTGTAATACCTAGCACTAAAATTATGCTGGGAGCGCCCCTGTATGGATACGACTGGACCTTGCCCTACGTACCGAGAGGGCAGTGGGCGCAAAGCATTGACCCCCAAGAAGCCATTCGGCGCGCCGTCCAATATAACACAGTCATCCAGTACGATTCGACGGCGCAGGCGCCCTTTTTCCGGTATACCGATGCAAACGGCAGGCAGCACATTGTTTGGTTTGAAGATGCCCGCAGCGCCCAGGCTAAGTTTGACCTTATCCGCGCCTATAACCTTCGCGGCATCAGTTATTGGCGTCTCGGCAACAACTTCCCGCAGAACTGGCCACTTTTGTTCGATAACTTTGTGATTCGGAAGATCTGA
- a CDS encoding 4Fe-4S dicluster domain-containing protein — MSNESVNGRKYETTIQMIRHEVFQQVATMAMEGTLQEHREFIPTVVFQGNKARFRCCVYKERAVAAERVRLACGEEPESGVAYAAGEAGGVPGVPDPLVRVIAIACDECPVDRFTVTGACRGCITHRCVEACPVDAIAQINRFAYINQEKCIECGRCHQVCPYGAITDMQRPCIKACPVKAIRYGEDKIAVIDPNKCVSCGHCAVSCPFGAISDISYIPHAVELLKPKDGTVHAVLAPSVASQIPGITIGQVHHALKKLGFAAVHEAALGADMILDHEAKELAEKLKEGSFLTNSCCPAFVSLIEKHFPTLKENVSTSVSPMVAVGRYVKKLHPGVKTVFIGPCYAKKVEIGLPKSSDYIDLALTFEEILAMFDAAGIQLSECPDEPLQQASPFSRRFARCGGVSEAIAQALKEAGVQVELKPVQVDGLDACIKALRQAKVGRPPGNFIEGMACAGGCVGGPASLNHNRKARQIIDTYSEETKAKTIAEALSAIENC, encoded by the coding sequence ATGTCGAACGAATCGGTGAACGGACGAAAATACGAGACGACCATCCAGATGATCCGCCATGAGGTCTTCCAGCAGGTCGCCACGATGGCGATGGAAGGAACCTTGCAGGAGCATCGTGAGTTTATTCCCACTGTTGTCTTTCAGGGAAACAAGGCGCGCTTTCGCTGCTGTGTCTATAAGGAGCGGGCCGTTGCGGCGGAACGGGTCCGCCTGGCCTGTGGGGAGGAGCCGGAGAGCGGTGTGGCTTATGCGGCGGGTGAGGCCGGCGGTGTGCCTGGCGTGCCCGATCCCCTCGTCCGTGTCATCGCCATCGCCTGTGACGAGTGTCCCGTCGACCGCTTCACCGTCACTGGCGCCTGCCGCGGCTGCATCACCCACCGCTGTGTCGAGGCCTGCCCTGTTGACGCCATCGCCCAGATCAACCGCTTCGCCTACATCAATCAGGAGAAGTGCATCGAGTGCGGCCGCTGCCACCAGGTCTGCCCCTACGGCGCCATCACGGACATGCAGCGCCCTTGCATCAAGGCCTGCCCCGTCAAAGCCATCCGCTACGGCGAAGACAAGATCGCCGTCATCGACCCGAACAAATGCGTCTCCTGCGGCCACTGCGCCGTCAGTTGTCCCTTCGGGGCCATCTCGGATATCTCCTACATCCCTCATGCCGTGGAACTGCTAAAGCCGAAGGACGGAACGGTCCATGCTGTCCTGGCCCCCTCGGTGGCCAGCCAGATCCCCGGCATCACCATCGGCCAGGTCCACCATGCCTTGAAAAAGCTCGGCTTTGCCGCCGTTCACGAAGCGGCCCTCGGCGCTGACATGATCCTTGATCATGAGGCGAAGGAATTGGCGGAGAAGTTGAAGGAAGGCTCTTTCCTGACCAACTCCTGCTGCCCCGCCTTCGTCTCCCTCATCGAAAAGCACTTCCCCACGCTGAAAGAGAATGTCTCCACCTCGGTCTCGCCCATGGTGGCCGTGGGGCGTTATGTGAAGAAGCTGCACCCCGGCGTGAAGACGGTCTTCATCGGCCCCTGCTACGCCAAGAAGGTGGAAATCGGATTGCCCAAGAGCAGTGACTACATCGACCTGGCCCTCACTTTCGAAGAGATCCTGGCCATGTTTGACGCCGCCGGCATTCAACTCTCCGAATGCCCCGATGAGCCGCTCCAGCAGGCCTCCCCCTTCAGCCGCCGCTTCGCCCGCTGCGGCGGCGTGTCGGAAGCCATCGCCCAGGCCCTGAAGGAGGCCGGCGTACAGGTCGAACTGAAACCGGTCCAGGTGGACGGCCTTGACGCCTGCATCAAGGCGCTCCGCCAGGCCAAGGTGGGCCGCCCGCCGGGGAACTTCATCGAAGGCATGGCCTGCGCCGGCGGCTGTGTCGGCGGTCCCGCGTCCTTGAACCACAACCGCAAGGCCCGCCAGATCATCGATACCTACAGTGAGGAGACGAAAGCCAAGACCATCGCCGAAGCCCTTTCCGCCATTGAGAATTGCTAA
- a CDS encoding alpha/beta hydrolase produces MEQYIEFSVEKAVLRGILHWPESKAGSGGAAGAPAIILCHGFCGTKVGLHRIFVKAARTFAQAGYAVLRFDFSGCGDSDGEHVDTTLDRQVREARHAVETVAALPGIDPKRITLLGLSQGGCVAALAAPSLPFLEGVVLWAPVARAWNDITGILGRELTERALRNGWADFNGYAIGSAYLESLRKPDPVEAIRHVAVPLLVIHGTGDQEISWENTCKYHVSRKVTGLGHLTDTILVTGADHTFSSHEWEQLVFTRTLAWLSGETRSRHGECEASRRAVIL; encoded by the coding sequence ATGGAACAGTACATCGAATTCTCCGTCGAAAAAGCGGTGCTGCGGGGGATCCTCCACTGGCCCGAGAGCAAGGCCGGATCGGGCGGGGCAGCCGGCGCGCCGGCGATCATCCTCTGCCACGGTTTTTGCGGAACCAAGGTGGGCCTGCACCGCATCTTTGTCAAAGCGGCCCGGACCTTTGCCCAAGCCGGCTATGCCGTGCTCCGCTTTGACTTCAGCGGATGCGGCGACAGCGACGGCGAACATGTGGACACCACCCTGGACCGGCAGGTGCGGGAAGCCCGTCACGCCGTAGAAACCGTGGCGGCCTTGCCGGGGATCGACCCGAAGCGCATCACCCTGCTCGGGTTGAGCCAGGGCGGGTGCGTCGCCGCGCTGGCGGCGCCATCGCTGCCCTTTCTGGAAGGCGTCGTGCTCTGGGCGCCGGTGGCCCGTGCCTGGAACGACATCACCGGCATCCTGGGCCGGGAATTGACGGAACGGGCACTGAGAAACGGCTGGGCCGATTTTAACGGCTACGCCATCGGCAGCGCCTACCTGGAGTCGCTGCGTAAACCTGATCCGGTAGAAGCGATCCGGCATGTCGCCGTGCCCCTGCTGGTTATTCACGGAACGGGCGATCAGGAGATTTCCTGGGAGAACACCTGCAAGTATCATGTGAGCCGGAAAGTGACCGGCTTGGGTCACCTGACCGATACGATCCTGGTGACTGGTGCGGATCACACCTTTTCCAGCCATGAATGGGAACAACTCGTGTTCACGCGAACCCTGGCCTGGCTGAGCGGGGAGACGCGGTCGAGGCATGGTGAATGTGAAGCGTCGCGGCGGGCGGTCATTCTGTAA
- a CDS encoding gluzincin family metallopeptidase, with translation MRKLLAFLAIALLLLTGWRVMSPSMPNLSGHPGLSGKGIASSWQEAQTAAQKWTEALKDRLTGIDVGQTPATVVDSLKNGVDRVKDAIDDPEQVKEQLNRRLGEIIDNVEALNDQLLVQGRDPRELLAKHFGSRHLPRPSDPETASRSRKTATGIQILAGDSGVPDSIVQQAAETVQTTALPIVQAKLGQAPSNQTVVVLYSTKTAYRKALTDAGVEASLITPIVENTNGICIGTDVWIPLYSLQDKSSLANVLTHELVHVVFNEQGLGSKLPTWVNEGVAWDAGMTAVKKINPAMARRLEKSLDSQIRRAAKEGRILPLSASEEDILRADYNVEWQDYLAVEHLIKKYGEERLRAFLTGARKTGVAASFQAQYGMSITRFEREFAAAL, from the coding sequence GTGAGAAAACTGCTGGCTTTTCTCGCCATCGCCCTGCTGCTTTTGACCGGTTGGCGCGTCATGTCCCCTTCGATGCCCAACCTGTCCGGTCATCCGGGCCTGTCCGGCAAGGGGATTGCTTCCTCCTGGCAGGAGGCGCAAACCGCCGCGCAAAAATGGACGGAAGCCCTGAAGGATCGGCTGACCGGCATCGATGTGGGCCAGACGCCGGCCACCGTCGTCGACAGCCTGAAAAACGGCGTCGACCGGGTCAAAGACGCCATCGACGACCCGGAGCAGGTGAAGGAGCAACTCAACCGGCGTCTGGGCGAGATCATCGACAACGTAGAAGCCCTAAACGATCAACTGCTTGTTCAGGGACGGGACCCCCGGGAACTGCTGGCGAAGCACTTCGGCAGCCGTCACCTGCCCCGCCCTTCCGACCCCGAGACTGCCAGCCGCAGCCGGAAGACGGCCACCGGCATCCAGATCCTCGCCGGCGACAGCGGCGTTCCCGACAGCATCGTCCAGCAGGCCGCCGAGACGGTGCAGACGACGGCGCTGCCCATCGTGCAGGCCAAACTGGGACAAGCGCCCTCCAACCAGACCGTGGTCGTTCTCTACTCCACGAAAACGGCCTACCGGAAGGCGCTCACCGACGCAGGCGTCGAGGCCAGCCTAATCACGCCGATTGTGGAAAACACGAACGGCATCTGCATCGGAACCGATGTCTGGATTCCCCTCTACTCCCTCCAGGATAAATCGAGCCTGGCCAACGTCCTCACCCATGAACTCGTCCACGTCGTCTTCAACGAGCAGGGCCTCGGCAGCAAGCTGCCCACCTGGGTCAACGAGGGCGTCGCCTGGGACGCCGGGATGACGGCGGTGAAGAAGATCAACCCGGCCATGGCGCGCCGCCTGGAGAAGTCCTTGGACAGCCAGATCAGACGCGCCGCCAAGGAGGGTCGCATCCTCCCCCTCTCCGCCTCGGAAGAGGATATCCTGCGGGCCGACTACAATGTGGAGTGGCAAGACTATCTGGCCGTCGAGCACCTGATCAAAAAGTACGGCGAGGAACGGCTGCGCGCCTTTTTGACGGGCGCGCGCAAAACCGGTGTGGCCGCCAGCTTCCAGGCCCAGTACGGCATGTCGATCACCCGTTTTGAGCGGGAGTTTGCAGCGGCATTATAG
- a CDS encoding YhfC family intramembrane metalloprotease yields MVSNLSILYMSLSVLLSIGVPVGLLIYLHQRHQISWKAVTVGALVWFFFTQGLEKMVHVYVFDVNPFTAALMKKPLWFALYGALAAGIFEEVGRYIAFTAWLKTLRAWKDGVAYGLGHGGIESLLIGGIMGVQSVLMARMINTGTLGDLGGKLPPEALEQAKNLLLSTPPLAFLAGGLERNIALAMQIALSLLVLYGVREGKIAILFAAIAAHAVIDFPVALYQAIRYDTLYLFLYLVALFGISLIFIFWSRRLFPGAAEEPTGEPAKERNRSEGKNRNKPKKQ; encoded by the coding sequence ATGGTCAGCAACCTATCCATCCTCTACATGTCCCTCTCGGTGCTGCTCTCCATCGGGGTCCCCGTGGGCCTGCTCATATACCTGCACCAACGCCACCAGATCTCCTGGAAAGCAGTCACCGTAGGCGCTCTCGTCTGGTTTTTCTTCACCCAAGGGCTGGAAAAGATGGTCCATGTCTATGTCTTCGACGTGAACCCCTTCACGGCTGCCTTGATGAAAAAACCGCTCTGGTTCGCCCTGTACGGCGCTCTGGCGGCAGGCATTTTCGAGGAGGTTGGCCGCTACATCGCCTTTACGGCCTGGTTGAAAACGCTGCGAGCCTGGAAGGACGGCGTCGCCTACGGGCTCGGTCACGGCGGCATCGAGTCGCTGTTGATCGGCGGCATCATGGGCGTCCAGTCGGTGCTGATGGCCCGCATGATCAATACAGGAACTCTGGGCGACCTGGGGGGCAAGCTGCCGCCAGAGGCGCTGGAACAGGCGAAAAACCTCCTGCTGTCGACACCGCCCCTCGCCTTTTTGGCCGGTGGATTGGAGCGAAACATCGCCCTGGCCATGCAAATCGCCCTGTCCTTGCTGGTGCTCTACGGCGTACGGGAGGGAAAGATCGCCATCCTCTTCGCCGCCATCGCGGCCCATGCCGTCATCGACTTTCCCGTTGCCCTCTACCAGGCAATACGCTATGACACGCTGTACCTGTTCCTCTATCTGGTCGCGCTCTTCGGGATCTCGCTGATTTTCATCTTCTGGTCGCGACGGCTTTTCCCCGGCGCAGCCGAGGAACCGACAGGAGAACCTGCAAAAGAAAGGAACCGCAGCGAGGGAAAAAACAGGAATAAACCGAAGAAGCAGTAA
- a CDS encoding M24 family metallopeptidase, protein MRYTPADELQRRIARFQSMLCQKGLDGALIVQNADLFYFSGTIQRAHLYIPAEGKALLMVKRNLERARQESALEQIVPLDNPKELPAMLDAYGFGVPARLGLELDVLPVVHFQRYQKLFAASRLEDASGLIRTARAVKTPFELERLAEAAELCRIVFGSVPQWLREGMTELELAAEVEACFRRHGHQGLTRTRGFNMDISYGHTLSGANLAMPSFFEGPIGGVGLNPSFTMGSGTKAIGRDEPIMVDQVGVIDGYGVDKSRVFCMGRLPAHLERAHSVALEILAGIREKARPGVTGGELFDYALQKAKDYGLADHFMGHKEKVAFVGHGVGIELDELPVLAKGVGMALEEGMVFALEPKFVFPEGAVGIEDTLVVRANGLETITLFDEGIIYLP, encoded by the coding sequence ATGCGGTATACACCAGCCGATGAGTTGCAGCGGCGGATCGCCCGGTTCCAATCGATGCTGTGTCAGAAAGGCCTTGACGGCGCTTTGATCGTGCAAAACGCCGACCTCTTTTATTTTTCCGGCACCATCCAGCGCGCCCACCTCTATATCCCGGCCGAAGGCAAGGCGTTGCTGATGGTCAAGCGGAACCTGGAGCGGGCGCGCCAGGAGTCTGCCCTGGAACAGATCGTTCCGCTGGACAACCCCAAGGAACTGCCGGCCATGCTGGATGCTTACGGCTTCGGTGTTCCGGCGCGGCTCGGTCTCGAACTGGACGTGCTGCCGGTGGTCCACTTTCAGCGCTACCAGAAGCTCTTCGCCGCCAGCCGCCTGGAGGATGCCTCTGGGCTGATCCGGACGGCCCGGGCCGTTAAGACGCCCTTTGAGTTGGAACGGCTGGCGGAAGCGGCCGAACTGTGCCGCATCGTCTTCGGCAGCGTTCCCCAGTGGCTGCGCGAGGGAATGACCGAGTTGGAACTGGCCGCCGAGGTGGAGGCCTGTTTCCGGCGTCACGGGCACCAGGGCTTGACGCGCACCCGCGGCTTTAACATGGACATCAGCTACGGCCACACCCTCTCCGGCGCCAACCTGGCCATGCCGTCCTTCTTCGAGGGGCCCATCGGCGGCGTCGGCCTCAATCCCTCCTTCACCATGGGGTCTGGCACCAAGGCGATCGGCCGCGATGAGCCGATCATGGTCGATCAGGTGGGCGTCATCGACGGCTACGGCGTCGACAAATCCCGTGTCTTCTGCATGGGCCGGCTGCCGGCGCACCTGGAGCGGGCGCACAGCGTCGCGCTGGAGATCCTGGCCGGGATCCGAGAAAAAGCACGGCCGGGCGTGACGGGCGGGGAACTCTTCGATTATGCCCTTCAGAAGGCGAAGGACTACGGCCTGGCGGATCACTTCATGGGACATAAAGAAAAAGTGGCCTTTGTGGGCCACGGTGTCGGCATTGAATTGGACGAGCTTCCCGTCCTGGCGAAAGGCGTTGGTATGGCGCTGGAGGAAGGGATGGTCTTTGCCCTCGAACCTAAGTTTGTCTTCCCCGAAGGCGCCGTCGGCATCGAAGACACCCTCGTCGTCCGCGCGAATGGATTGGAGACGATCACTCTATTTGATGAAGGGATTATCTATCTTCCTTAG